A single Anatilimnocola floriformis DNA region contains:
- a CDS encoding S8 family serine peptidase yields MSFLAQSKKNRQSRRNANSRKDFRRFFLEQLEARQVMTTLTGTTVDPFDPFPPKDPGGNTGGGTFFEQALDNYDGTKVVASDPRVVAWDTASFVTDSFLVRFQEWVTQPEAEATLANEAPGSSLIEWDEDLHSAWVNLPTDSTRQEVLDTSRHFLTLSNTLYAEPNFTRETRRTPNDTRYPLQWNLNNTGQMIPDGTAPIPNFYAGLADADIDAPEAWDLTTGSPNTVIAILDSGYNKFESDMQANYWVNPREIQNGKDDDGNGVIDDFNGYDAAMHDGDPQDDNQTEHGMNVASVAAAPGNDNVGMTGISWNSKLMFVKIEDDTGAITTGGIIGGLNYVTKMKGTFGVNIVSANMSFGGPNFSFSEFDALKKLGAKDVLVAGAVANQGFNHDTTFDSPTGYNVDQLITVTASNAYDEMQVPGPAMIPGGLPEFGYGATQVDIAAPGIDVMLTGFRQIVGPGQITNIAIGTGTSFATPLVAGTAALIRSLAPYLTAVEVKNLIINTADKIPYMNNLNVADGRLNAFTALNSIPKTTISGTVFQDANNDKRQGIGEGGLGGWTVYLDVNNNSVFDVGEPSGVTVTNTTGTGPETGTYAFDAWVNTGTYRVRQVVQTPFTQTTPVTTSNGGAFVITVATRGQDFANVNFGDRMTPGTIKGTKFLDLDGDGVRDPGEPGMQGVLFYVDVNNNGRINVGEPGAYTDINGNFTIPNVQPGTYPVREVLGGGFIPTVPATTNAAGFADPYIDVTVVSGTTTNPPIVFGNRAARDYGDLPESLPGIPNAFSTTIAKGGPSHGILPGFMLGTKQDFEANGIPSVAATGDDNDPTGGPNDEDGLVSVQLVQGQSGFLTFTVTNSNTTSGYLQAWIDFDGDGNFNQATDQIVKNYLASNGLNTVQFEIPANAAPGVTYLRMRYSHDRNLGPNGPAQDGEVEDYQLPVFSDAPIARPDRFPEQLFPPPNDPLYTNDPLIKQETANNPLDVLRNDPLPISLQLKILPGSFPANIDGNLLTLDTSGTRDVLLFTPRGGTNPFTGVYTFTYQVYDPTTYDPLDPLADPSKLSSPTTVQVLVTAKDPRPVDNTFTMVGNVVSNPSPQPVSITMDVLENDVFTPSSPISVGSFTQPKKDPADLLPTGTVTRDTVNPNLLVYTPPTGFVGTVQFTYVATDADPSTLDASATVTIQVTNNPSPPAAAPDAQYLAAISLRVVDARGFVQGVDPGFHIDKNELFFVDVMSEDLRPGGTDAVRGVEAVFLDLLYDKDFAAVANADFDNNGTITPYIDFRALNPGDPVYNLDNNGIVNSPEGVINELGSARDNRATGGPVGIGVKHVVRIGFNATAAGTFRFVADPAEDASERSQVVLAPPTVGDPNPVALQDSQVFLVPLPTITILDPGAPEFVNLRNALDVNGDSLITAFDAITVINELNTYGTRSLQSHRLAAASELPEYYIDVNGDGNVSAFDAIPIINWLNSASFASLHAGEDTSASVAPAASAGEYTAEGSSTGSDAAAPVAASVPTVVVSPLATSSNSSSASSSTGDNSQQQYLSAVDHLMANNNSSSTSNAAATTPSEWADFFTSTPSSRKRFGLRNK; encoded by the coding sequence GTGAGCTTTTTGGCGCAATCGAAGAAAAATCGGCAATCGCGGCGCAACGCCAACTCTCGCAAAGACTTCCGTCGCTTCTTTTTGGAGCAACTGGAAGCGCGACAGGTGATGACCACGCTGACCGGCACCACCGTCGACCCATTTGACCCGTTTCCACCCAAAGATCCCGGTGGCAACACTGGTGGTGGAACGTTCTTCGAGCAGGCTTTGGACAACTACGACGGCACGAAAGTCGTCGCTTCGGATCCGCGGGTGGTGGCTTGGGATACCGCCAGCTTTGTGACAGATAGTTTCCTCGTTCGCTTTCAAGAATGGGTGACTCAACCCGAGGCAGAAGCGACACTGGCCAACGAAGCGCCAGGCTCGTCGCTTATTGAGTGGGATGAAGATCTGCACAGTGCTTGGGTGAACTTGCCAACGGATTCCACTCGGCAAGAAGTGCTCGACACGAGCCGGCATTTCTTGACGCTCAGCAACACGCTGTACGCCGAGCCGAACTTCACGCGTGAAACTCGCCGCACTCCCAACGATACGCGCTATCCGCTGCAGTGGAATTTGAACAACACGGGACAGATGATTCCCGACGGCACTGCGCCAATTCCGAACTTTTATGCCGGTCTGGCCGACGCCGATATCGATGCGCCGGAAGCCTGGGATCTGACGACGGGCAGCCCTAATACGGTGATCGCGATTCTTGACTCGGGCTACAACAAGTTCGAGTCGGACATGCAGGCCAACTACTGGGTCAATCCGCGCGAAATTCAAAACGGCAAGGATGACGATGGCAACGGCGTGATCGACGACTTCAACGGCTACGATGCCGCGATGCACGATGGCGATCCGCAAGACGATAACCAGACCGAGCACGGGATGAACGTGGCTTCGGTCGCCGCGGCGCCTGGTAATGACAACGTCGGCATGACCGGCATTAGCTGGAATTCGAAGCTGATGTTCGTCAAGATCGAAGACGACACTGGCGCGATCACGACCGGCGGCATTATTGGAGGCCTGAATTACGTCACCAAGATGAAGGGGACGTTTGGCGTCAACATTGTCTCGGCGAACATGAGCTTTGGTGGGCCGAACTTCAGCTTTTCGGAATTCGACGCGCTGAAGAAACTCGGAGCCAAGGACGTGCTGGTTGCGGGCGCCGTAGCCAACCAAGGGTTCAATCACGATACGACGTTCGACTCGCCAACCGGCTATAACGTCGATCAACTGATCACGGTCACGGCTTCGAATGCCTATGACGAAATGCAAGTTCCGGGTCCCGCGATGATTCCGGGCGGGTTGCCGGAATTTGGCTATGGCGCAACGCAGGTCGATATTGCCGCACCGGGCATCGACGTCATGCTCACTGGCTTTCGCCAGATCGTGGGGCCAGGGCAGATTACGAACATTGCGATCGGCACCGGTACTTCTTTTGCCACGCCGCTGGTCGCGGGTACCGCAGCGCTCATTCGCTCGCTAGCGCCCTATTTGACTGCCGTGGAAGTCAAAAATCTCATCATCAATACCGCGGATAAGATTCCGTACATGAACAATCTCAATGTGGCCGATGGCCGCTTGAATGCGTTCACTGCATTGAATTCGATTCCCAAGACCACCATCAGCGGTACGGTCTTTCAGGATGCCAACAACGATAAACGGCAAGGGATTGGCGAAGGTGGCCTTGGTGGCTGGACTGTTTATCTGGATGTGAACAATAACAGCGTGTTCGACGTCGGCGAGCCGAGCGGCGTGACGGTGACGAACACGACCGGCACGGGTCCCGAGACGGGAACTTATGCCTTCGATGCCTGGGTCAACACAGGTACGTATCGCGTGCGGCAGGTCGTGCAAACACCTTTCACGCAAACCACTCCGGTTACCACGAGCAATGGCGGCGCGTTCGTCATCACGGTTGCCACGCGGGGCCAGGACTTCGCCAATGTCAATTTCGGCGATCGCATGACGCCGGGCACGATTAAGGGAACCAAGTTCCTCGACCTCGATGGCGACGGCGTGCGTGATCCTGGTGAGCCGGGCATGCAGGGCGTCTTGTTCTATGTCGACGTGAACAACAACGGCCGCATCAACGTTGGTGAGCCTGGCGCCTATACCGATATCAACGGCAACTTCACCATTCCGAACGTTCAGCCCGGCACTTATCCGGTGCGCGAGGTTCTCGGCGGCGGTTTTATTCCCACAGTCCCCGCGACAACCAATGCCGCAGGTTTTGCCGATCCGTACATCGATGTGACGGTCGTGAGCGGCACGACCACCAATCCACCAATCGTCTTCGGCAACCGAGCAGCCCGCGACTATGGCGACTTGCCGGAATCGTTGCCGGGCATTCCCAATGCCTTCAGTACGACCATTGCCAAGGGTGGTCCGTCGCACGGCATTCTGCCCGGTTTCATGCTGGGCACGAAGCAGGATTTTGAAGCCAACGGCATCCCCTCGGTTGCAGCCACCGGCGACGACAACGATCCCACGGGTGGGCCCAACGACGAAGATGGCCTGGTATCGGTTCAACTGGTTCAAGGTCAGAGTGGCTTTCTGACCTTCACCGTCACCAACAGCAACACGACCTCTGGCTATCTGCAAGCCTGGATCGACTTCGACGGCGATGGCAACTTCAATCAGGCCACCGATCAGATCGTCAAGAACTATCTCGCCTCGAACGGCTTGAACACGGTGCAGTTCGAGATTCCAGCCAATGCGGCACCGGGCGTAACGTATCTCCGCATGCGTTACTCGCACGACCGCAACCTGGGACCCAATGGACCAGCACAGGATGGCGAGGTCGAAGATTATCAGCTGCCGGTCTTCTCGGATGCTCCGATTGCGCGTCCCGATCGCTTCCCCGAGCAGCTCTTCCCGCCGCCGAACGACCCGCTGTATACGAACGATCCGCTGATCAAGCAGGAAACGGCGAACAATCCGCTCGATGTGCTCCGCAACGATCCGCTCCCGATCTCGCTGCAACTCAAGATTCTGCCCGGCAGCTTCCCGGCCAACATCGACGGCAACTTGCTCACGCTCGATACCTCGGGCACTCGCGATGTGCTGCTGTTCACTCCGCGCGGCGGCACGAACCCGTTCACAGGCGTCTACACCTTCACCTATCAGGTGTACGATCCGACGACCTACGATCCGCTCGATCCGCTGGCTGATCCCAGCAAGCTTTCGAGCCCCACCACCGTGCAGGTGCTGGTGACCGCCAAGGATCCGCGGCCGGTCGACAATACCTTCACCATGGTCGGCAATGTGGTCTCGAACCCCTCGCCGCAGCCCGTCTCGATCACGATGGATGTGCTCGAAAACGACGTCTTCACGCCGTCGTCGCCCATCAGCGTCGGCAGCTTTACGCAGCCGAAAAAAGACCCCGCGGATTTGCTGCCCACTGGTACCGTGACGCGCGACACCGTGAACCCCAATCTGCTGGTGTATACGCCGCCAACGGGATTTGTCGGCACCGTGCAATTTACCTATGTGGCGACCGATGCGGATCCGAGCACGCTCGATGCCTCCGCCACCGTCACGATCCAAGTGACGAACAATCCGTCACCACCTGCAGCAGCCCCCGATGCTCAGTATCTCGCCGCGATTTCGTTGCGAGTTGTCGATGCTCGTGGATTCGTGCAGGGAGTTGATCCGGGCTTCCATATCGATAAGAACGAACTGTTCTTCGTCGACGTGATGAGCGAAGACCTGCGGCCGGGTGGCACCGATGCTGTCCGCGGCGTGGAAGCCGTCTTCCTCGACCTGCTGTACGACAAGGATTTCGCCGCAGTCGCCAATGCGGACTTTGATAACAACGGCACGATCACGCCCTACATCGATTTCCGGGCCCTCAATCCTGGCGACCCGGTTTACAACCTCGATAACAACGGCATTGTGAATTCGCCGGAAGGTGTGATTAACGAGCTCGGTTCGGCTCGCGACAATCGCGCTACAGGCGGCCCGGTCGGAATTGGTGTGAAGCATGTGGTGCGTATTGGCTTCAACGCTACTGCGGCTGGCACTTTCCGCTTTGTCGCCGATCCGGCCGAAGATGCCAGCGAACGTTCGCAAGTCGTGCTGGCGCCGCCAACCGTAGGCGACCCAAATCCTGTAGCGTTGCAAGATTCCCAGGTCTTCCTGGTGCCGCTGCCGACCATCACGATCTTGGATCCAGGTGCGCCAGAGTTCGTCAACTTGCGTAACGCACTCGATGTGAACGGTGATTCGCTGATCACTGCCTTTGACGCAATCACCGTCATCAACGAGTTGAATACGTATGGCACTCGCAGCTTGCAATCGCACCGACTGGCAGCGGCCAGCGAGTTGCCTGAATACTATATCGATGTCAACGGCGACGGTAATGTTTCGGCCTTCGATGCGATCCCGATCATAAATTGGTTGAACAGCGCAAGCTTCGCGTCCTTGCACGCTGGCGAAGATACCAGTGCGTCTGTCGCTCCGGCAGCCTCGGCCGGTGAATACACTGCGGAAGGAAGCTCGACCGGCAGTGATGCCGCAGCGCCAGTCGCAGCCAGTGTGCCGACCGTGGTTGTGTCGCCTCTGGCCACGAGCAGCAACAGCTCGTCGGCTAGTAGCTCGACCGGTGACAATAGCCAGCAGCAGTACTTGAGTGCTGTCGATCACTTGATGGCGAACAACAACAGCAGCAGCACGAGCAATGCAGCCGCAACCACGCCGTCGGAATGGGCCGATTTCTTCACCAGCACACCGTCATCGCGGAAGCGGTTCGGTTTGCGGAACAAGTAA
- a CDS encoding Gfo/Idh/MocA family protein, with amino-acid sequence MTRSSRRTNGSSYGGAITIRFGFASLTLASGIIMPRLAFLGVDHPHGAHWRQLLQNVADEAPIVALVPAFGNGTASLEERFAHLPRFGCVEDLLRWNEFDAAVVCLPNRDGPEVMAKLIRAGKHVLAEKPVGSSAAQVQGVVDALREQPQVAFQTGYMWRYDEGSERIAAMIRDGRFGKLISIEMTFVTSDIARRGAGHYLFDPEFSGGGFFSWLACHQLDLLFYLTGQAVVGVTARTGQFGAHEIAVDDGGVAILDLEGGLATFTGGYWFPRWTSENRLTIRGSERWLQWDPTRQGTGGLLEIHGPMPQWHAMEETFALPVDETPGYGGKKGLALVRDWLACMQNPGQRCRSTGESMQNTLQLIDTIYQASREGRRIECRIGP; translated from the coding sequence GTGACTCGCAGTTCTAGACGAACCAATGGTTCGTCCTACGGCGGGGCGATTACAATTCGCTTTGGCTTTGCATCGCTCACTCTTGCTTCGGGCATCATCATGCCGCGTCTCGCCTTTCTTGGTGTCGATCATCCGCACGGCGCGCATTGGCGGCAGCTTTTGCAAAATGTTGCCGATGAAGCGCCGATCGTGGCGTTGGTGCCGGCGTTCGGGAATGGCACGGCGAGTCTTGAGGAGCGTTTCGCTCATTTGCCGCGGTTTGGTTGCGTCGAGGATTTGCTGCGTTGGAATGAGTTCGACGCTGCCGTGGTCTGCTTACCCAATCGCGATGGTCCGGAAGTGATGGCCAAACTGATCCGCGCGGGGAAGCATGTGCTGGCCGAAAAGCCGGTCGGCAGTTCGGCGGCCCAGGTGCAGGGAGTTGTTGATGCGTTGCGGGAGCAACCGCAGGTCGCGTTTCAAACGGGTTATATGTGGCGGTACGACGAAGGCTCCGAGCGAATCGCGGCGATGATTCGCGATGGCCGCTTCGGCAAGCTGATTAGCATCGAGATGACCTTCGTCACCAGCGATATCGCTCGTCGCGGCGCGGGGCATTATTTGTTCGATCCCGAGTTCAGCGGCGGTGGCTTTTTCAGTTGGCTGGCCTGCCATCAACTTGATCTGCTGTTTTATTTGACTGGCCAGGCCGTTGTCGGCGTGACCGCGCGCACCGGGCAGTTTGGCGCGCACGAGATTGCCGTCGATGACGGCGGCGTGGCAATTCTCGATCTGGAAGGTGGCCTGGCGACCTTCACAGGCGGTTACTGGTTCCCGCGCTGGACCAGCGAGAACCGTCTGACGATCCGTGGTAGCGAACGATGGCTGCAATGGGATCCAACTCGCCAGGGAACCGGCGGCTTGCTCGAGATTCACGGCCCCATGCCGCAATGGCATGCGATGGAGGAAACCTTCGCGCTGCCGGTGGACGAAACTCCGGGCTATGGCGGCAAGAAAGGACTCGCACTCGTGCGCGATTGGTTGGCCTGTATGCAGAACCCCGGCCAGCGCTGTCGCAGCACCGGCGAATCGATGCAAAACACGCTGCAGCTGATCGATACGATCTATCAGGCGAGCCGAGAAGGTCGGCGGATCGAATGCCGGATCGGGCCTTAG
- a CDS encoding AAA family ATPase yields the protein MTKSTDNSLMALLGKKAGGTDTWTALAAKAPTHEPVEAKSPEKDAKLQQLLQRINSLTAPADPRKTASPTAAPKPATPEQTNTTVAGAVAVAEADPAMTDEFLPIEPPTVRDAGLTDSEVEALLLKFLLARGDLTGREMADQVRMPFVLVDSLLRQLKQDQLLIYRSSAPMNDYVYQLTDLGRERSRRYMEHCTYFGSAPVSLMDYILGITAQSLTKQHPSQEDLSRAFGDILVNQNMLRRLGPAINSGRGLFLYGSAGNGKTTIAERVTRAFGQYIWIPRAIGVDGEIIRLFDPVNHEECPLPQNTGLLDQSRLDRRWVRIRRPTIVVGGELTMDSLEVTLNRSTGISEAPLQLKSNCGTLVIDDFGRQKMSTDQLLNRWIVPLEKRYDYLNLPNGKKIQVPFDQLIVFSTNLEPKQLVDEAFLRRIPYKIEVLNPSEDEFRKLFEMMCPKLGFTYSTGPIDYLINKHYKSVNRPFRACQPRDLLLQVKNFCAYLKQQPELSPEFLDLAVENYFAVM from the coding sequence ATGACCAAATCGACCGACAATAGTTTGATGGCACTGCTGGGCAAAAAAGCCGGCGGCACCGACACTTGGACTGCGCTGGCGGCAAAAGCGCCGACGCACGAACCGGTCGAGGCGAAGTCGCCAGAGAAAGACGCCAAGCTCCAGCAACTGCTGCAGCGGATCAATTCGCTCACTGCGCCTGCCGATCCACGTAAGACGGCTAGCCCCACGGCTGCGCCGAAACCGGCGACGCCGGAACAAACGAATACAACCGTGGCCGGTGCTGTTGCCGTTGCCGAAGCCGATCCGGCGATGACGGACGAGTTCTTGCCGATCGAACCGCCGACCGTACGCGATGCGGGCCTCACCGACAGCGAAGTCGAAGCGCTGTTGCTCAAGTTCTTGCTGGCCCGCGGCGATCTCACCGGCCGCGAAATGGCCGATCAAGTGCGCATGCCGTTTGTGCTGGTCGATTCGCTGCTGCGCCAGTTGAAGCAGGATCAGCTGCTGATTTATCGCAGTTCGGCGCCGATGAACGACTACGTTTATCAGCTGACCGATCTCGGCCGCGAACGCTCTCGCCGATATATGGAGCACTGCACGTACTTCGGTTCGGCGCCAGTTTCGCTGATGGATTACATCCTCGGCATCACGGCCCAATCGCTCACCAAGCAACATCCGTCGCAGGAAGATCTCAGCCGCGCATTCGGCGATATCCTCGTCAATCAGAACATGCTCCGCCGCCTCGGCCCGGCCATCAACAGCGGCCGCGGCTTGTTCCTCTACGGCTCGGCAGGTAACGGCAAAACGACGATCGCCGAGCGCGTGACGCGGGCCTTCGGGCAATACATTTGGATTCCTCGCGCAATCGGCGTCGACGGCGAAATCATCCGCCTCTTTGATCCGGTCAATCACGAAGAATGTCCGCTGCCGCAGAATACGGGGCTGCTCGATCAATCGCGCCTCGATCGCCGTTGGGTTCGCATTCGTCGACCGACGATCGTCGTCGGTGGCGAATTGACGATGGACAGTCTCGAAGTCACGCTTAATCGCTCGACTGGCATCAGCGAAGCTCCGCTGCAACTCAAGAGCAACTGCGGCACGCTGGTGATCGACGACTTCGGCCGGCAAAAGATGAGCACCGATCAGCTGCTCAATCGCTGGATCGTGCCGCTGGAAAAACGCTACGACTATTTGAACCTGCCGAACGGCAAGAAGATTCAGGTGCCGTTTGATCAGTTGATCGTGTTCTCGACGAATCTCGAACCGAAGCAGCTTGTCGACGAAGCGTTCCTCCGACGTATTCCGTACAAGATTGAAGTACTCAATCCGAGCGAAGACGAATTCCGCAAGCTCTTCGAAATGATGTGCCCGAAGCTGGGCTTCACCTATAGCACGGGGCCGATCGACTATCTGATCAACAAGCATTACAAGTCGGTCAACCGCCCATTCCGCGCGTGCCAACCGCGCGACTTGCTGCTGCAAGTGAAAAACTTCTGTGCCTATCTCAAGCAACAGCCGGAGTTGAGCCCGGAGTTTCTCGACCTGGCAGTCGAGAACTATTTTGCGGTGATGTAG
- a CDS encoding HDOD domain-containing protein: protein MKFCSLPQRNHTRRAVGLSGEAVVTQTTQPKAATIDAIEPARRDSLERLFVRMEQVATLPVIAQKVLQITDSENAQPDELREAIQTDPILVARILRRLNSSYYALSTKITDLRTAISLLGYREIRNLAMTVCMSRLYETPGHHGTYRREALWEHCVAVGAAARLVARVCGRGVPEEAYIAGLLHDLGIILIDQSLRRHFCQVVSMISPTVSTCEAENQVLSFDHALLGGFVAAKWCLPEPVVDAIAYHHSPGEYRGPHRDLVHVVAIANYLCSRAGWTSLGIHNVPAPPDQVYAGLGLDQISLAIIWDELEPTLGRAGSLATG from the coding sequence ATGAAGTTCTGTAGCCTGCCGCAGCGGAACCATACGCGGCGGGCCGTGGGACTTTCGGGCGAGGCAGTAGTGACACAGACAACCCAGCCAAAAGCAGCGACCATCGACGCCATCGAGCCCGCGCGGCGCGATTCGCTCGAGCGTTTGTTCGTTCGCATGGAACAAGTCGCTACGCTGCCGGTGATCGCGCAAAAAGTGCTGCAGATCACCGATTCAGAAAATGCCCAGCCCGACGAACTGCGCGAAGCGATCCAAACCGATCCCATTCTCGTCGCGCGAATCCTCCGCCGGCTCAACTCGTCTTATTACGCGCTCTCGACCAAGATCACCGACCTGCGAACCGCGATCAGCCTGCTCGGCTATCGTGAAATCCGCAATCTGGCCATGACGGTCTGCATGTCGCGGTTGTACGAAACGCCCGGCCATCACGGCACATATCGGCGCGAAGCGCTGTGGGAACACTGCGTCGCGGTCGGTGCTGCCGCGCGACTCGTAGCCCGCGTTTGCGGCCGCGGCGTGCCCGAAGAAGCGTATATCGCCGGGCTGCTGCACGACCTGGGCATCATCCTCATCGATCAATCGCTACGCCGGCACTTCTGCCAGGTCGTCTCGATGATCTCGCCGACCGTTTCGACCTGCGAAGCCGAGAATCAGGTTCTCTCCTTCGATCACGCGTTGCTCGGCGGCTTCGTCGCGGCCAAGTGGTGCTTGCCAGAACCCGTCGTCGACGCCATCGCCTATCACCATTCGCCCGGCGAATACCGCGGCCCGCATCGCGACCTCGTTCACGTCGTCGCCATCGCCAACTACCTGTGCAGCCGCGCCGGCTGGACGTCGCTGGGAATCCACAACGTCCCCGCCCCGCCCGACCAGGTCTACGCCGGCCTCGGTCTTGATCAGATCTCGCTCGCCATCATCTGGGATGAGCTAGAACCAACGCTGGGCCGCGCTGGATCTTTGGCTACTGGTTAG
- a CDS encoding transposase, with amino-acid sequence MWNLPAPPGFLGLDEHRPLRVYYRALPHWRQEGATYFTTFRLGDSIPDGRLRELTALRAQWERLNPPPRSESQWQQISHTTMVHIERWLDEGSGSCILQDLASSSVVEQKLKHFDGVQYELGAYVIMPNHVHVLVRPYSDEHNPLESIVQAWKANAAREINLALGQSGQLWQHESFDRIVRDEEHLWRCLQYIGDNARRANLAIDRIPRWINPKWTAAGWLFENLGT; translated from the coding sequence ATGTGGAACCTGCCCGCTCCACCTGGCTTTCTCGGCCTCGATGAACATCGTCCCTTGCGAGTCTACTATCGCGCACTGCCACATTGGCGACAGGAAGGCGCGACGTACTTCACAACCTTCCGCTTAGGCGACTCAATCCCCGATGGCAGATTGCGAGAACTGACGGCTCTGCGAGCGCAATGGGAGCGTCTGAATCCACCGCCCCGTTCTGAGAGTCAATGGCAACAAATTTCGCATACGACGATGGTACACATCGAACGTTGGCTCGATGAGGGTAGTGGCTCGTGCATTTTGCAAGACCTTGCTAGTTCAAGCGTCGTCGAGCAAAAACTCAAGCATTTCGACGGCGTGCAGTATGAACTTGGCGCTTACGTGATCATGCCCAATCACGTACATGTGCTGGTGCGGCCATATTCCGACGAACACAATCCGCTCGAATCAATCGTGCAGGCTTGGAAGGCAAACGCCGCGCGCGAAATCAACCTGGCACTCGGCCAATCGGGCCAACTCTGGCAACACGAATCGTTTGATCGGATTGTCCGCGACGAAGAGCACCTCTGGCGCTGCCTACAATACATCGGCGACAACGCTCGCCGCGCTAATCTTGCCATTGACCGCATCCCTCGTTGGATCAACCCCAAGTGGACCGCCGCGGGTTGGCTCTTCGAAAACCTGGGAACATAG
- a CDS encoding sulfatase family protein, whose amino-acid sequence MPHSPSALRTLCLCGVFLVTLAIPAYAAPNIVLIFCDDLGYADIGCYGAKGYTTPHLDQMAKEGVRATDFEVAAAVCSASRAALMTGCYPQRVGILGALGPNAKHGIAADEKLLPELLKEQGYATAIFGKWHLGHHPQFLPQRNGFDRYFGLPYSNDMWPNHPTTKTFPPLPLIDGEKTIETNPDQTQLTTWYTERAVKFIEESKDKPFFLYVPHSMPHVPLFVSDKHRGKTENGLFGDVITEIDWSVGQILGTLKRLNLDDNTLVMFASDNGPWLSYGNHAGSAGVFREGKGTTWEGGHRVPFIARWPGKIPAGRECNELCSTIDILPTCVKLAGGKVPDDRIIDGKDIWPLLTDASAKSPHEVFYYYWDNGLDAIRSGEWKLHFPHAYRWFKGPAGKDGLPNGYGQAKTGLELYNLKTDPAEKIDVAAANPEVVARLQKLAEVAREDLGDSLTKREGKNRRAEDKLKE is encoded by the coding sequence ATGCCTCACTCCCCCTCTGCTCTGCGCACTCTGTGTCTCTGTGGTGTATTTCTCGTAACCCTGGCAATCCCCGCATACGCCGCTCCCAACATCGTCCTCATTTTCTGCGACGACCTCGGCTATGCGGACATCGGTTGCTACGGCGCGAAGGGTTACACCACTCCGCATCTCGATCAGATGGCGAAAGAGGGAGTCCGTGCTACCGACTTTGAAGTCGCCGCTGCCGTTTGCAGCGCCTCGCGTGCCGCGTTGATGACGGGCTGTTATCCGCAGCGCGTCGGCATTCTCGGTGCGCTCGGCCCGAATGCGAAGCATGGTATTGCTGCCGATGAAAAGTTATTGCCGGAATTGTTGAAGGAACAAGGCTACGCGACGGCCATTTTCGGCAAGTGGCACTTGGGCCATCATCCGCAGTTTCTGCCGCAGCGGAACGGCTTTGATCGTTACTTCGGCTTGCCATACTCCAACGACATGTGGCCGAATCATCCGACGACGAAGACCTTTCCGCCGCTGCCGCTCATCGATGGCGAAAAGACAATTGAGACCAATCCCGATCAAACGCAACTCACCACGTGGTACACCGAGCGGGCGGTGAAGTTTATCGAAGAGAGCAAAGACAAGCCGTTCTTTCTCTACGTTCCGCATAGCATGCCGCACGTGCCGTTGTTTGTCTCCGACAAGCATCGCGGGAAAACGGAGAACGGTCTCTTCGGCGATGTCATTACCGAGATCGATTGGAGCGTCGGCCAGATTCTCGGCACGCTAAAGCGACTGAACCTCGATGACAACACGCTGGTGATGTTTGCGTCGGATAACGGCCCTTGGCTGTCGTACGGTAATCACGCGGGCTCGGCGGGCGTTTTCCGCGAGGGGAAAGGAACGACCTGGGAAGGAGGGCATCGCGTGCCGTTCATTGCTCGCTGGCCCGGCAAGATTCCGGCTGGTCGTGAATGCAACGAACTTTGTTCGACGATCGATATTCTGCCGACGTGCGTGAAGCTTGCCGGTGGCAAAGTTCCCGACGATCGGATCATCGACGGCAAGGACATTTGGCCGTTGCTGACCGATGCCAGCGCGAAGTCGCCGCATGAAGTTTTCTATTACTACTGGGACAACGGCCTTGATGCGATTCGCAGCGGTGAATGGAAGCTTCACTTCCCGCATGCATATCGCTGGTTCAAAGGACCTGCGGGCAAAGACGGCCTACCGAACGGTTATGGTCAGGCTAAAACCGGCCTGGAGTTATACAACCTGAAAACTGATCCGGCGGAAAAGATCGACGTGGCTGCGGCGAATCCCGAAGTCGTCGCGCGATTGCAAAAGTTGGCGGAAGTCGCTCGCGAGGATTTGGGCGATTCGCTCACGAAACGCGAAGGGAAGAATCGACGTGCGGAGGATAAGTTGAAGGAGTAG